The genomic segment AGGCCTCGCCCTGATTTTTTCTGGCGTTGCTTTCCTGACGGGAACTTTGTATGTCATCCTAGATTCTgaattattacttattttatCACCAAATGATTCTTGTTTAGAAGGTTCACGCATTTGTGGccagcttttaaaaaaatttcaatcttTTGGGGTTTCTTGATGCATCTATCTTGAATCTTTGAAAGTACAGAATTTGGAGTATACAGTATATAGGATAGGCTTTCatgttaattttaatatattccTTATTCAACAGAAGTACGATCAATGGGGCGATGTCGTGTGCCATGGTAAAGATAGTGATCTAAAAGAAGGGCACAAGAGTTTTCCAAGTGGGCATACTTCATGTAAGTTCTACCAACTGATTTATGGTTTAACGCTTTTTGCTGGATTCCATCAATCGTGGGTCAGGCGCGATTGCCTTTTTCACATGGAAAACTTGAAATTTTGTATAGAATGTttctaaaaattaaatttcagCTATCAAATGACATTAACTCATCCTTATTCATTCCATATCTTGGGGCAACCCACCTGGTGCCACTGAAAGCAAAAAGTGTTCACAACAATGGCATTGTCCAGTTGATTCTTTCTTTGCTTGAGTGATGACGTacaataaaattctttttcaggGTCGTTTGCTGGCCTTGGTTTTTTATCACTATACTTGTCGGGGAAAATCAAATGCTTTGATCAGAGAGGCCATGTTGCGAAACTATGCATTTTCTTCCTACCTATTCTTGCTGCATGCCTTGTTGGAATTTCTCGTGTGGACGACTATAAGCATCATTGGCAAGATGTGTTTGCCGGAGGTCTCCTTGGTATGTTCTCATTTTAACATCACAATTCTTTAATTAAAGAAGTTTAATTGATCGATCACGTTTTAAATGTTGTCGATCGTGTTACCTACGTCTGCATTTTGTTTTAGGTCTTGTTGCGGCTACATTTTGCTACCTGCAGTTCTTCCCACCTCCATACCACACACAAGGTATATGTAAAATGTAACTTTAGAAAAGGAAACCGTATGCAACATTTGAAAATCTTTTTTTCAGCAATGGTGTAATTAAATAAGTATACATTTATTCTCAAGTATATGGATCTGAGTAACTCTCATTCTACTAACCGTTTAGGACGTGGCATTTGTTATAGGAATATGCTGTTTTCTTTTCTATATAATTTCAAGAAATCGTGCGTCTTATTTTATCCAACGATCGCATTGCAGGATGGAGTTCATATGCATATTTCCGGGCAGTGGAGGAATCTCGTGCAAACATGAGATCTACTGAGCAGCCTGGGCACGGAATTAGCTTACAGAATGTAACAGTTGAAGGTATGAATCGACAGCAGTCGAGGATTCGTGGGAACTCAGTGTATTACGATTTAGACTCAACTGTCCATTCAATGGAGTCTGGAAATAgataacttaaaaatatttcctGCGTTCGTAATTGGTTTATCTAGCTCAGCAAACTAGTTTTACTCGGGGTTGTAATTCCATTATTGGAGTGGGTTGGTTTTGGCTTATGGAATCAATTTTGTTGTTATAGTGAAATGAGCCCtccttttaatattttttttttaaaaaaatctcaaattatattttgtaaattattaataattcaaagttttaaaataacaaatttaAAGAAGGGGCATTCCACTTCTCAATTGGATCCGCTTTAATTATAAATACTAATGCACCGACGCACGCgttgcgtgcttgtataatattttttataattcatttgatttatatttaaatgaggatcaaaatataattataagaaatagtgagggactacactgtaattttgatatataaattaaaaaatatattgaaaaataaaataataaaaaaaagacaTCAGTGAGAATTGAACCTATAACCTAAACATAAAAAAACAATGACTCTATCCACTGAATTACATAtaacttacattaaaatttaacattttattaatatatttaattattaaaacagacaataacaccaaagttagttactctaggtgtctaaaacttaataaaatagtatcgatttaatttttttgtttttataatttattattttattattattattgatattagtTAATTTAAAAACCGTCGAGCGATCTTCATAAAGCACGTGTCTATAAttagaataaaaaaatttagtatttCCATATTAAGAAATTCAAATTTCTTGGACGCAATATTTTcgataataaataaatagttttaATAATAGAAATATGAtgtcaaatataaataaaaaataaaaatatttatatacatCAATTTTTTAGAAAGAGACTCAAAGCTGATTATCGTTGAACTTTTGTCAAATTTAGAATTAAGAACGCGAACAAAATATTGAataaattatcaataaaatatttcttttagagagtaaaacataatatctttttttattcatatataataacaaaatatttacaTAAACGCAGCTTCGTCTACTTATTTAATATTTCACACATATCAATTTATGATACGAGCATTCGtaattaattcaaaaaataattgtGCATATGTATGTATCAATGGTTTATgtatataaatacattataatatCTAATCTTTCAAAAAAACAGCGTTGGTTAGCAAATGAATAAGCGATTAGTTtaagtaaataatttttaacaaTGATAAAATTATTACTTGTAACAATATGAATTAAAAAGTGGAGGCAAATagtttatatgattttgtgaGTTGTTCAAAAATCTCGTCGAATCTTCATAGACaaatggtaaatgctgtaattattaaattccaccgaccttaaatttaaaaaactaTAGACGgatgaaaaattatttaatccTCAAATTGTTTGTTTCTATTTATGTTTTCAGATATGATTTAATCCCCAAAGCCAGCATACCGTCAAGTTCCAAGTCATCAAAGTCTAAAGCAAAGAGTAAATTCGAATACTTTGATTGCGTTAAGCATATACACGGCATTTTACAAAAGCAGAACGTACACATCAATTAATTTAGACACCGAAATGCGGTATGCACCAGAGTTGGCCTTCGGCTAGAATACGAATAGGGTAAATATCCTAAACTTTGCAAATTTTTATTGCTTCATCAAGGCCACGCCTCCAACAGTTTATGCCTCAGGGCAAACCCCTTCATTTTTGTCATATTTCATGTACAGACTCGGAGTTTTCGATATTTAACACGATTCCTGCCCACCCTAGAGGCTGTTCAGGCAATATTAGTTACCTGCCTTCGCTAAAGAAGTGAAACTGAACCTGCAAATATACCAGCGAATCACCAACCAACTAGGCCGTGTCAAAGAAGTGTGAAAAACTATGATCAAAATAGGCAGAACATTCAGTCAACTTTCGAAGACAAATACCTGATAAGAGGCTTCTGCACTGGCGCGCTAACAGAAGGCGACTCTGTAGTAGGAGTTGCTGTCAGCTCAAGGGGCTATATCCATGTAAAGAGACAAAGATAGAAGTCAATTTCCCTCCCAAGTAATGCTACGCATTCATAATGTGAAACCAGTTTTCTAAGCCATAGTACCTTCTGGGGGTGAAAACGGGACAAAAATACATGCATGCATATATGTAAACAGACAGACATGAGAAGGTTATCGATGGAAAATACTAATTTATGCTGCAGAAACTCAAATAGTTGCCACAAAGTGAACTCTAGCAAACTTTATAATCAACTCCAATTCAAATGCACAATGTAGCCAACATGGAGTAGCATACGCAACACTACAGCCTGTATTTTCTACAACCAAGCATATCcagtaaaaatgaaaataaaagtaGCAAAGACAACTGGACATTTTACAAGAGCACCGATAACAATAAAACAAACCAATTACGCATACAAATAAAAGCATCAAGTAAGATGACAATACCTCCAGCTCTTCCGAGTCTCCATTTTGTTGATTCGTGGAGAATAAAATGTTCCCAGCTGCCACTGCTCTTACATCCTGCTTTTCTGTGATGAACTCTAATAAAGTAGTTTCTTCTGTCTCGCCATGATGTTGAACTTCACCCTTCAATTCCATACCTTCTACATTCTCATTAATGATTTTCATAGATCCTTCTTGACCAACAGTTTGTCGAGAAGATTGTGAGTTCATGGGCTTCTCTCTTGCCAATGAATCTGATGAAGCAACAGAAGAAATTGATGGCAAAACAAAAGACATGCTTACACCTAATCCTATAATCTCATGGTGGTTGTCAGATATATCCTCAGAATTTTTCGGGTTATTTAGAGTGTCATCAAAATCAGGTTTGAATTGTTTTCTTGACATGGTTTCATCCAACAAAGTTGCATCACTACTACACATGGACATGCTTGAGGACACTGACAAGCTAACTCCTTTAGCGACTTCATCTTGTCTTCTCTTCTTCCGGCTCATTGCAGTATCGGCTTGAGGTGTGTTTGATGCAAGTGATAGGGATGAGCGACTCTCATTGGCACTTTTAACAGGATGTGAAGGACGGATTCCACAAGGGAAGACGAAGTTGGGTATGTCTTTTCGTTTCACATGACGAACATGAATCCACATTGTCAGCTTCCAGAATGAGTATGCGTAAACATCTCTTTTAAAATCCTCAACCGTCATCCTTATATCAAATTGTTTGCCTTCTTGAGGGTTAGTGTCATCTAGTTTCCTTCGCAAGCCCATAAAATAACTATGATGAAATGGCTTAGATTTGTCTGAAAATTCACCAGGGTGCGGATGGCACTGAAGTAccccatttgtgtccctttcaatctgaataaaattaaaagaccACAAGAAATTATGCAACAGTaataaaatcaatatatcatgTGTTAACCTGACTACAAAGAGCTCAAGAAGACACTCCTGACGACAAAGAGCTCAAGAAGACACTGTCACTAACCTTCAAAGTAAGCAAGCGCATTCGGGATTCAACCCAACCTTTCCAATTCCTCGAGTCCTCATCAGTCTCTGACGCTATATCTATTTGTAGATAATTCTTGTATGCTTCAAAGAAAGCGAAAGGTTCGAAAAGAGCATCCCAGCTAGACTTGTTTGATTCAATCGTCTTCCATGAAAAATAACAGAAGTTCATGTAAGCAACATAAAATGACAAATTGGACTGATATATCTTGGAAAAAACAAGGAACCACATGAAAGGTACGTGAGGTGATATAGGTAATATTATTAACAGGTATTGAATCCATAAGCATGTTCCGTCAATAGAAGAAAACATTAAAAACTAAAATTAAAGACAGACTTCCACTGATGAACTTTTTTCCAGAATCTGTGCAGATCAAAGAGTGCATCCTATCCCAAGAATTAATTCAAGTTTAAAGCAAGAAAAATATCTGAACTGAAAATGAAATCACAACAGCACTAAAAGCATCTGCTGACCAAGATTTGTAGTTTATCAGAAGAAAACCTTCAGAAAAATGTGACAGTTTGAACAGCAacactcataaacataaataggTGACAGCAAACTGAAGTACCTCACACTTTTCATTTCCTCTTTGAAATTCTTCCATCATGACACGCAATGTGCTATTTGACACATTGTAGCTAGAGTTCATACAGGGATATGCAGGCGTAATTATGGGCATCAGGTGTGATCTGTCCTTATAATTTCTTCTAGGATCCCAAAAAGAAAGCCCTAAAGATCCTTCTTCAATTGGACACAACATAACAGGATTAGGCCAGCGCCACAAATTATAGACCCGAAAAAACCGCGAGACCAGCATGCTGGCCAGTGCATTTGGGTATAGCTGGCAAATTCGGGCAACAAGTAATGCCCAATTAATGCCACCAAGGAAACCAGTTACCTGACCATATCAGAAAGTATATTAAAGGAAGGAAAGAGTTattaaaaaatgtcaaaatGGTTATGCAATTGATGGTTGAGAAAATGAGTACAGTCCTGATATACTTACATTTGAATAAACTCCACGGCGTTTT from the Primulina tabacum isolate GXHZ01 chromosome 8, ASM2559414v2, whole genome shotgun sequence genome contains:
- the LOC142552680 gene encoding lipid phosphate phosphatase 2-like, coding for MFQGRPNEVGLECQHTIKSHGWELFKNHKHDWLTLILLAVIEIILYLMHPFYRFVGEDMMADLKYPMKDDTVPVWAVPLYSVLLPFAIFILYYIRRRDVYDLHNAILGILFAVLITGVLTDAIKNAVGRPRPDFFWRCFPDGNFKYDQWGDVVCHGKDSDLKEGHKSFPSGHTSWSFAGLGFLSLYLSGKIKCFDQRGHVAKLCIFFLPILAACLVGISRVDDYKHHWQDVFAGGLLGLVAATFCYLQFFPPPYHTQGWSSYAYFRAVEESRANMRSTEQPGHGISLQNVTVEGMNRQQSRIRGNSVYYDLDSTVHSMESGNR
- the LOC142552681 gene encoding nuclear poly(A) polymerase 1, with the translated sequence MGSPGSNNLPAGAQIGLSGPISTGGPTELDVIKTRDLEKFLADAGLYESHEEAIKREEVLGRLDQIVKTWVKNISRAKGFNEQMVHEANAKIFTFGSYRLGVHSPGADIDTLCVGPKHATRNEDFFGELYRMLSEMPDVHELHPVPDAHVPVMKFKFNGVSIDLLYANVSLWVIPEDLDVSQDSILQNVDDQTVRSLNGCRVTDQILRLVPNIQNFRTALRSMRLWAKRRGVYSNVTGFLGGINWALLVARICQLYPNALASMLVSRFFRVYNLWRWPNPVMLCPIEEGSLGLSFWDPRRNYKDRSHLMPIITPAYPCMNSSYNVSNSTLRVMMEEFQRGNEKCETIESNKSSWDALFEPFAFFEAYKNYLQIDIASETDEDSRNWKGWVESRMRLLTLKIERDTNGVLQCHPHPGEFSDKSKPFHHSYFMGLRRKLDDTNPQEGKQFDIRMTVEDFKRDVYAYSFWKLTMWIHVRHVKRKDIPNFVFPCGIRPSHPVKSANESRSSLSLASNTPQADTAMSRKKRRQDEVAKGVSLSVSSSMSMCSSDATLLDETMSRKQFKPDFDDTLNNPKNSEDISDNHHEIIGLGVSMSFVLPSISSVASSDSLAREKPMNSQSSRQTVGQEGSMKIINENVEGMELKGEVQHHGETEETTLLEFITEKQDVRAVAAGNILFSTNQQNGDSEELEPLELTATPTTESPSVSAPVQKPLIRFSFTSLAKAGN